A genomic segment from Bradyrhizobium sp. ISRA430 encodes:
- a CDS encoding Crp/Fnr family transcriptional regulator has product MAKVDTSLVAHLPLFAGFKAEELEEILREARSARYPKNSAIFEQGADAHAFFLLLHGHVRAAKTTPTGEQIVVRYVAPGETFGLAMAIGLAQYPATATAVDDSVVLIWPTAAWPRLVERFPSLAGSTLRTVGSRLQESHTRILEISTQQVEQRVAHALLRLAKQSGKKLDHGIEIDFPISRQDIAQMTGTTLHTVSRILSGWESQGLVESGRQRIILRDPHRIVVLAERNPDSGPA; this is encoded by the coding sequence ATGGCCAAGGTCGATACGTCGCTGGTTGCACATTTGCCGCTGTTTGCGGGCTTCAAAGCCGAGGAGCTCGAGGAGATCCTTCGCGAGGCCCGCTCGGCTCGCTACCCGAAGAACAGCGCCATCTTCGAGCAGGGCGCGGACGCGCACGCTTTCTTCCTGTTGCTGCACGGCCATGTCCGTGCCGCCAAGACCACGCCGACGGGCGAACAGATCGTGGTGCGCTATGTCGCGCCCGGCGAGACTTTCGGGCTCGCAATGGCGATCGGGCTCGCGCAATATCCGGCGACCGCGACCGCCGTCGACGACAGCGTTGTGCTGATCTGGCCGACCGCCGCCTGGCCGCGGCTGGTGGAGCGGTTTCCATCGCTTGCCGGCAGCACATTGCGGACCGTCGGATCGCGCCTTCAGGAAAGCCATACCCGTATCCTGGAAATATCGACCCAGCAGGTCGAGCAGCGCGTCGCGCACGCACTGCTGCGGTTGGCAAAGCAATCGGGCAAGAAACTCGACCATGGCATCGAGATCGATTTCCCGATCAGCCGCCAGGACATCGCACAGATGACCGGCACGACGCTGCATACGGTCAGCCGCATCCTGAGCGGCTGGGAGAGCCAGGGCCTCGTCGAGAGCGGCCGCCAGCGCATCATCCTGCGCGACCCGCACAGGATCGTCGTGTTGGCGGAACGGAATCCGGACAGCGGGCCGGCGTGA
- a CDS encoding DUF1858 domain-containing protein: MPFRSDDLVDDIMRTAPHTIRVFLAFRMACVGCPIATFHTVDDACREHGIDRDKFLAALCECVPA, from the coding sequence ATGCCTTTCCGATCCGACGATCTGGTCGATGACATCATGCGTACGGCGCCGCACACGATCCGGGTGTTTCTTGCCTTCAGGATGGCTTGTGTCGGCTGTCCGATCGCAACGTTCCACACGGTTGATGATGCCTGCCGCGAGCACGGCATCGACCGCGACAAGTTCCTGGCTGCGCTGTGCGAGTGCGTGCCGGCGTAA
- the hemN gene encoding oxygen-independent coproporphyrinogen III oxidase, which yields MRIDLAASYGEEHLPRYTSYPTAPHFSRAIGADAYATWLAEIPTNASASLYLHVPFCREMCWYCGCHTQIVRRDGLIAAYQRMLRSEIELVAEKVGRRIKVEHLHFGGGTPTIMAPDAFVELMATMRTAFFVLPSAEIAVEIDPRTLTADMAEALRLSGVNRASLGVQSFDPVVQRAINRVQSFEQTASVVNMLRRAGIKGINFDLIYGLPHQTVASCLDTVRRALTLAPERFSVFGYAHVPDFKKHQRMINESALPDGLARHDQACAIATALKEAGYVQIGLDHFAKADDSMAVAFRKQTLRRNFQGYTTDTSEVLLGFGASAIGHLPQGYVQNEVQIGAYSQSIAAGRFATARGYGLTDDDRLRADIIERIMCEFGVDLGAICARHGAAPEAMLKSAPRLKSLVSDGVVSLDGDRLAVARDARFLVRSVAAAFDAHLDAAKQLHSRAV from the coding sequence ATGAGAATCGATCTCGCAGCGAGCTACGGCGAGGAACATCTGCCGCGCTACACGAGCTATCCGACCGCTCCACATTTTTCGCGTGCCATCGGCGCAGACGCCTATGCGACATGGCTGGCCGAAATTCCGACCAACGCCAGCGCCTCGCTCTATCTGCACGTGCCGTTCTGCCGCGAGATGTGCTGGTATTGCGGCTGCCACACGCAGATCGTGCGTCGCGACGGTCTCATCGCTGCCTACCAGCGCATGCTCCGCAGCGAGATCGAGCTGGTGGCCGAAAAGGTTGGCCGCCGCATCAAGGTCGAGCATCTCCATTTCGGCGGCGGCACGCCGACGATCATGGCGCCGGACGCCTTTGTCGAGCTGATGGCGACGATGCGAACAGCGTTCTTCGTGCTGCCTTCGGCCGAGATCGCGGTCGAGATCGACCCGCGGACGCTGACTGCCGACATGGCGGAGGCGCTACGGCTCTCCGGCGTCAACCGCGCCAGCCTCGGGGTGCAGAGTTTTGACCCGGTCGTGCAGCGCGCGATCAACCGGGTGCAGAGCTTCGAGCAGACCGCTTCAGTCGTCAACATGCTGAGGCGGGCCGGAATCAAGGGAATCAATTTCGATCTCATCTACGGGCTGCCGCATCAGACCGTTGCCTCCTGCCTCGATACGGTGCGGCGCGCGCTGACGCTCGCACCCGAGCGCTTCTCGGTGTTCGGCTATGCCCATGTGCCTGATTTCAAGAAGCACCAGCGCATGATCAATGAGAGCGCCTTGCCTGATGGCCTGGCGCGCCACGACCAGGCCTGCGCGATCGCCACCGCGTTGAAGGAGGCCGGCTATGTGCAGATCGGGCTCGACCATTTTGCCAAGGCCGACGACTCCATGGCCGTAGCCTTCAGGAAGCAGACGCTGCGCCGCAATTTTCAGGGCTACACCACCGACACAAGCGAGGTCTTGCTCGGCTTCGGCGCAAGCGCGATCGGACATCTGCCGCAGGGCTATGTCCAGAACGAGGTGCAGATCGGCGCCTATTCGCAAAGCATCGCCGCCGGCCGCTTCGCCACCGCGAGGGGCTATGGGCTCACCGACGACGATCGGCTGCGCGCCGACATCATCGAGCGCATCATGTGCGAGTTCGGTGTCGATCTTGGCGCGATCTGCGCGCGCCACGGCGCCGCGCCCGAAGCGATGCTGAAGTCGGCACCACGGCTGAAGTCGCTGGTCTCCGACGGTGTCGTGAGCCTCGACGGCGACCGTCTCGCCGTCGCCCGGGATGCGCGCTTCCTGGTCCGCAGCGTCGCCGCCGCGTTCGACGCGCATCTCGATGCAGCGAAGCAGTTGCACAGCAGGGCGGTTTAA
- the nirK gene encoding copper-containing nitrite reductase produces the protein MFTRRAALISAAATALMLAAPALAANDLKLPRQKVELVAPPFVHAHEQATTQGPKIMEFTLTIQEKKVVIDEKGTTFQAMTFNGSMPGPLMVVHEGDYVEVTLVNPSTNTMPHNIDFHSATGALGGGALTLVNPGEQVVLRWKATKTGVFVYHCAPGGPMIPWHVVSGMNGAVMVLPRDGLNDGKGHALKYDKVYYIGEQDMYVPRDEKGNFKSYESPGEAYTDTEEVMKKLTPTHVVFNGKVGALTGKNALTANVGENVLIVHSQANRDSRPHLIGGHGDYVWETGKFSNAPETGLETWFIRGGSAGAAMYRFLQPGVYAYVTHNLIEAADLGATAHFKVEGKWNDDLMMQVKAPADIPAPNTN, from the coding sequence ATGTTCACCCGCAGAGCCGCATTGATCAGCGCCGCCGCGACCGCCCTGATGCTGGCAGCGCCCGCCCTCGCCGCGAACGATCTCAAGCTGCCGCGGCAGAAGGTTGAGCTGGTCGCACCGCCCTTCGTGCACGCACATGAGCAGGCCACCACGCAAGGTCCCAAGATCATGGAGTTCACGCTCACGATCCAGGAGAAGAAGGTCGTCATCGACGAGAAGGGCACCACCTTCCAAGCGATGACCTTCAACGGTTCGATGCCGGGTCCGCTGATGGTCGTGCATGAGGGCGACTATGTCGAAGTGACGCTGGTCAATCCCTCGACCAACACTATGCCGCACAACATCGACTTCCATTCCGCGACCGGGGCACTCGGTGGCGGCGCGCTCACCCTCGTCAACCCCGGCGAGCAGGTGGTGCTGCGCTGGAAGGCGACCAAGACCGGGGTGTTCGTCTATCACTGCGCCCCGGGCGGCCCGATGATCCCCTGGCACGTCGTCTCCGGCATGAACGGCGCCGTGATGGTGCTGCCGCGCGACGGTCTCAACGACGGCAAGGGCCACGCGCTGAAATACGACAAGGTCTACTACATCGGCGAGCAGGATATGTACGTGCCGCGTGACGAGAAGGGCAACTTCAAGTCCTACGAGTCGCCCGGCGAGGCCTACACCGACACCGAAGAGGTGATGAAGAAGTTGACCCCGACCCACGTGGTGTTCAACGGCAAGGTCGGCGCGCTCACCGGCAAGAATGCGTTGACCGCGAATGTCGGCGAGAACGTGTTGATCGTGCATTCGCAGGCCAACCGCGACAGCCGTCCGCATCTGATCGGCGGCCATGGCGACTATGTCTGGGAGACCGGGAAATTCTCCAACGCGCCGGAGACCGGGCTCGAGACCTGGTTCATTCGCGGCGGCTCGGCCGGCGCTGCGATGTACAGATTTCTGCAGCCCGGCGTCTACGCCTACGTCACGCACAATCTGATCGAGGCGGCCGACCTCGGTGCCACCGCGCACTTCAAGGTCGAGGGCAAGTGGAACGATGATCTGATGATGCAGGTGAAGGCGCCTGCGGACATCCCGGCTCCCAACACCAACTAG